A window of Terriglobus sp. RCC_193 contains these coding sequences:
- a CDS encoding DUF72 domain-containing protein, which translates to MHGHVRIGISGWRYKGWRGKFYPPKLPQRCELQFAAERFGSIEINGTHYSLQRPQSFEQWRDETPRGFVFAVKGSRFITHMKKLRGVDEALANFFAQGVLALGEKLGPVLWQLPPSMKFDAGLLSDFLEKLPHTTEDAAALARDHSPRLKGRSFLQVLKKQPVRHCLEIRHDSFQCEEFIALLRKHDVGLVVADTVKWPLLFDVTSDFVYCRLHGSEELYASGYSDSALDSWADRVSLWATGHEAKDESNHSRLHGHHAVQKNAPKRKKRDVYVYFDNDAKVHAPFDAQGLMERVDDRLNAKAKAA; encoded by the coding sequence ATGCATGGCCATGTTCGTATCGGCATTTCCGGGTGGCGTTACAAGGGCTGGCGAGGGAAGTTTTATCCGCCGAAGCTGCCGCAACGGTGCGAATTACAGTTTGCTGCGGAACGTTTTGGGTCCATTGAGATCAACGGAACGCATTACTCGTTGCAACGGCCACAGAGCTTTGAACAATGGCGCGATGAGACGCCGAGGGGTTTTGTGTTTGCGGTGAAAGGATCGCGCTTTATTACGCACATGAAGAAGTTGCGCGGTGTGGACGAGGCGCTGGCGAACTTCTTTGCGCAGGGTGTGCTGGCGCTAGGAGAGAAACTTGGGCCAGTGCTGTGGCAGTTGCCGCCATCCATGAAATTTGATGCAGGGCTGCTGTCAGATTTCCTGGAGAAGTTGCCGCACACAACGGAAGATGCTGCGGCGCTGGCGCGTGACCATTCGCCGAGGTTAAAAGGCCGAAGCTTTCTTCAGGTTTTGAAGAAGCAGCCGGTGCGGCATTGCCTGGAGATTCGACATGACTCATTTCAGTGCGAGGAGTTCATTGCGTTGTTGCGCAAACATGACGTTGGCCTGGTGGTGGCGGATACGGTGAAGTGGCCGCTGCTGTTTGATGTGACGAGTGACTTCGTCTATTGCCGCCTGCATGGTTCTGAGGAGCTATATGCTTCCGGCTACAGCGATTCGGCTCTGGATAGTTGGGCAGATCGCGTGTCGTTGTGGGCCACGGGGCATGAGGCGAAGGACGAGTCGAATCATAGCCGGTTGCATGGTCATCACGCTGTGCAAAAGAATGCGCCGAAACGGAAGAAGCGCGATGTATATGTGTACTTTGATAACGATGCCAAAGTACACGCGCCCTTCGATGCGCAGGGATTGATGGAACGCGTGGATGACCGGCTCAATGCAAAGGCGAAGGCTGCTTGA